The region GAACCATATGATCACTGATGGAGAGCTTAAGAGTCTGCTATTAAAACTTACAGAGAAGAACAGAGATATCAAGATAGAGCGGAGATGATTAATAAATATGGCAAGAAACAAGCACGTATCTAAAAAAATTAGGTTATTAAAAGTCATGAACACAAATCAGAGAGTTCCAGCATGGGTAATGATGCGCACAGCCAGAAAAGTGCAACAAAATCCACAGCGAAGAAGCTGGAGACGTGGTAGGTTAAAGATCTAAGGGAGTTGAAACTAATATGGTTGAAGGAGAGTTAATTTTAACAGTGCCGCTTCGAGAAATAAGAAAAGCAGAACGTTCTAGAAGAGCTAGCAATACTATTTAC is a window of Thermoplasmata archaeon DNA encoding:
- a CDS encoding 50S ribosomal protein L39e is translated as MARNKHVSKKIRLLKVMNTNQRVPAWVMMRTARKVQQNPQRRSWRRGRLKI